The following are encoded in a window of Candidatus Omnitrophota bacterium genomic DNA:
- a CDS encoding diguanylate cyclase, with amino-acid sequence MGNKRLKFLVVEADTEDIKIIQDTLSDSDILNADLDFEGSLKDALSHLATKQPDAILLDPNLPDSEGLKSLQILRDQAKDLPIVVMASDGDTETGVRAIRRGAQDYLIKGKVDVELLSRSVRYALERQRILGEVRSLSMIDELSGLYNRRGFLAMVQQQMEIGIRAKQYMLLVFVDVDGLKAINDTYGHQTGDQALVETANLMKDHFRRADILARIGGDEFAVLAIDAKKESAEAIKNRINQGIDAWNKESRYEFDLSVSLGIGIYDPDNPCSVDALLAQADFDMYREKNPA; translated from the coding sequence AGGATATCAAAATCATCCAAGACACCCTCTCCGACTCCGATATTCTGAACGCCGACCTGGACTTTGAAGGCTCGCTGAAGGATGCCCTCTCCCACCTTGCCACAAAACAGCCCGATGCCATCCTCCTGGATCCTAATCTTCCGGACAGCGAAGGCCTTAAGTCCCTGCAAATTCTGCGCGACCAGGCCAAGGATCTGCCCATTGTGGTCATGGCCTCGGACGGCGATACGGAAACCGGCGTGCGCGCCATTCGCCGCGGGGCCCAGGACTATCTCATTAAAGGCAAGGTCGACGTGGAGCTGCTCTCCCGCTCCGTCCGCTACGCGCTGGAACGCCAGCGTATCCTTGGCGAGGTCCGGTCTCTTTCTATGATTGACGAGCTCTCCGGCCTGTACAACCGGCGCGGCTTCCTGGCCATGGTGCAACAGCAAATGGAAATCGGTATACGCGCCAAGCAATACATGCTGCTCGTGTTTGTGGATGTTGACGGCCTCAAGGCCATCAACGACACCTACGGCCATCAGACCGGTGACCAGGCGCTGGTGGAAACCGCCAATTTGATGAAGGACCATTTCCGCCGCGCCGATATTTTGGCCCGTATCGGCGGAGACGAATTCGCCGTCCTCGCAATAGATGCAAAAAAAGAGAGCGCCGAAGCGATCAAGAATCGAATCAACCAAGGCATTGACGCCTGGAACAAAGAAAGCCGTTACGAGTTTGATCTGTCGGTGAGCTTGGGAATCGGCATCTATGATCCGGACAATCCCTGCTCCGTGGATGCGCTCCTGGCTCAAGCAGATTTTGACATGTATCGTGAAAAAAATCCGGCGTAA